In Anguilla rostrata isolate EN2019 chromosome 1, ASM1855537v3, whole genome shotgun sequence, a genomic segment contains:
- the LOC135257470 gene encoding uncharacterized protein LOC135257470 isoform X4, which produces MLQGNCMFFTEETSTLRMKGVTVILLTAVLALGRCEHHEHTLENVALKGKAVQSSTYGSAYARRAIDGNRDGDYYHGSCSHTEGETNPWWRVDLLGVHRVSSVIISNRGDGFSERLNDAEIHIGNSLENNGNDNPTCAVISTIPPWEPVSFNCSGMVGRYINVLLRGYTQFLTLCEVEVYASPAEDIGIASTLGPSITQKGNVALRKKTRQSSSKSRGRASKAVDGKRSTRFQMGSCTQTRTEADPWWRVDLEKAYNVTSVTITSREDCCAEMIDGAQLRIGDSLENKGNNNPICTVISSFPAWETLTFQCHGMMGRYVNIFLPGCDKYLTLCEVEVHAEPDPAFAEEDEVTQDRQCTASRTVQENLATGGQTTQSTRWDDFGDATNAIDRNRQGVYLKGSCSHTKGETNPWWRVDLLKSYNITSVAVSNREDCCSERINGAEIHVGDSLENNGNDNPVCAVIPYIPSGQTRTYQCNGMVGRYVSILLPGKSKYLTLCEVEVNGNAIGNE; this is translated from the exons ATGTTGCAGGgaaattgcatgtttttcacAGAAGAGACCTCAACCTTAAG GATGAAGGGAGTAACAGTAATTCTTCTGACTGCAGTCCTTGCGTTGGGACGATGTGAGCACCACGAACATACACTAG AGAATGTGGCCTTGAAAGGAAAGGCTGTTCAATCTTCAACATATGGCAGTGCTTATGCTAGGAGGGCTATTGATGGAAACCGCGATGGTGACTACTATCATGGATCCTGTAGCCATACTGAGGGTGAAACTAACCCCTGGTGGAGAGTGGACCTGCTGGGTGTGCACAGAGTATCCTCAGTGATCATCTCTAACAGAGGGGACGGCTTCTCTGAGCGACTCAATGATGCTGAGATTCACATTGGGAACTCCCTGGAGAACAATGGCAATGACAACCCAAC GTGTGCTGTGATCTCAACCATTCCACCATGGGAACCCGTCAGCTTTAATTGCAGTGGGATGGTGGGTCGCTACATCAACGTTCTTCTCCGAGGATACACCCAATTCCTGACTCTGTGTGAAGTGGAAGTCTATGCGAGTCCTGCAG aagacATCGGAATAGCTTCCACCTTGGGACCCAGTATAACACAAAAAG GGAATGTTGCTTTGCGGAAAAAGACGCGTCAGTCATCATCCAAGTCTCGGGGCCGGGCTAGCAAGGCCGTTGATGGAAAACGCAGCACTCGGTTCCAAATGGGATCTTGCACTCAGACCCGCACTGAAGCTGACCCCTGGTGGAGAGTGGACCTGGAGAAAGCCTATAATGTCACCTCTGTAACCATCACCAGCAGAGAGGACTGCTGCGCAGAGATGATTGATGGAGCTCAGCTCCGAATTGGAGATTCCTTGGAAAACAAAGGCAACAACAATCCAAT ATGTACTGTGATTTCCTCTTTTCCTGCATGGGAGACCTTGACCTTTCAGTGTCATGGGATGATGGGACGTTACGTCAACATCTTCCTCCCTGGCTGCGATAAATACCTGACTCTGTGTGAAGTGGAAGTCCATGCAGAACCTGATCCTG CGTTCGCTGAAGAGGATGAAGTCACACAAGACAGACAATGTACTGCGAGTAGAACAGTTCAAG AGAACCTTGCTACTGGTGGCCAAACTACCCAATCAACGCGGTGGGACGATTTTGGTGATGCAACCAATGCCATCGACAGGAATCGCCAAGGAGTGTATTTAAAGGGGTCCTGCAGCCACACAAAAGGTGAAACAAACCCCTGGTGGAGAGTGGATCTGCTGAAATCGTACAACATTACTTCTGTGGCCGTTTCTAACCGAGAGGACTGCTGTTCTGAGAGGATCAATGGAGCTGAGATTCACGTCGGAGACTCACTGGAAAACAATGGCAATGATAATCCAGT GTGTGCTGTGATTCCCTACATCCCATCAGGGCAAACCAGAACCTATCAGTGCAATGGGATGGTGGGACGCTACGTCAGCATTCTTCTCCCTGGGAAATCAAAATACCTGACTCTGTGTGAGGTGGAGGTGAACGGCAATGCGATTGGTAATG aatgA
- the LOC135257470 gene encoding uncharacterized protein LOC135257470 isoform X3, producing MKGVTVILLTAVLALGRCEHHEHTLENVALKGKAVQSSTYGSAYARRAIDGNRDGDYYHGSCSHTEGETNPWWRVDLLGVHRVSSVIISNRGDGFSERLNDAEIHIGNSLENNGNDNPTCAVISTIPPWEPVSFNCSGMVGRYINVLLRGYTQFLTLCEVEVYASPAEDIGIASTLGPSITQKGNVALRKKTRQSSSKSRGRASKAVDGKRSTRFQMGSCTQTRTEADPWWRVDLEKAYNVTSVTITSREDCCAEMIDGAQLRIGDSLENKGNNNPICTVISSFPAWETLTFQCHGMMGRYVNIFLPGCDKYLTLCEVEVHAEPDPVSLPEVTTDGPPLVTEPDSSEEFEEILSIAFDFMQSIQQLFGTIYPDSTQATEYLKENVLLAFAEEDEVTQDRQCTASRTVQENLATGGQTTQSTRWDDFGDATNAIDRNRQGVYLKGSCSHTKGETNPWWRVDLLKSYNITSVAVSNREDCCSERINGAEIHVGDSLENNGNDNPVCAVIPYIPSGQTRTYQCNGMVGRYVSILLPGKSKYLTLCEVEVNGNAIGNE from the exons ATGAAGGGAGTAACAGTAATTCTTCTGACTGCAGTCCTTGCGTTGGGACGATGTGAGCACCACGAACATACACTAG AGAATGTGGCCTTGAAAGGAAAGGCTGTTCAATCTTCAACATATGGCAGTGCTTATGCTAGGAGGGCTATTGATGGAAACCGCGATGGTGACTACTATCATGGATCCTGTAGCCATACTGAGGGTGAAACTAACCCCTGGTGGAGAGTGGACCTGCTGGGTGTGCACAGAGTATCCTCAGTGATCATCTCTAACAGAGGGGACGGCTTCTCTGAGCGACTCAATGATGCTGAGATTCACATTGGGAACTCCCTGGAGAACAATGGCAATGACAACCCAAC GTGTGCTGTGATCTCAACCATTCCACCATGGGAACCCGTCAGCTTTAATTGCAGTGGGATGGTGGGTCGCTACATCAACGTTCTTCTCCGAGGATACACCCAATTCCTGACTCTGTGTGAAGTGGAAGTCTATGCGAGTCCTGCAG aagacATCGGAATAGCTTCCACCTTGGGACCCAGTATAACACAAAAAG GGAATGTTGCTTTGCGGAAAAAGACGCGTCAGTCATCATCCAAGTCTCGGGGCCGGGCTAGCAAGGCCGTTGATGGAAAACGCAGCACTCGGTTCCAAATGGGATCTTGCACTCAGACCCGCACTGAAGCTGACCCCTGGTGGAGAGTGGACCTGGAGAAAGCCTATAATGTCACCTCTGTAACCATCACCAGCAGAGAGGACTGCTGCGCAGAGATGATTGATGGAGCTCAGCTCCGAATTGGAGATTCCTTGGAAAACAAAGGCAACAACAATCCAAT ATGTACTGTGATTTCCTCTTTTCCTGCATGGGAGACCTTGACCTTTCAGTGTCATGGGATGATGGGACGTTACGTCAACATCTTCCTCCCTGGCTGCGATAAATACCTGACTCTGTGTGAAGTGGAAGTCCATGCAGAACCTGATCCTG TCTCCCTGCCAGAAGTCACGACAGACGGTCCACCATTGG TTACTGAACCAGACTCATCAGAAGAATTTGAAGAAATCCTGTCAATCGCCTTTGACTTCATGCAATCCATTCAACAATTATTTGGCACAATAT ATCCCGACTCTACCCAAGCAACTGAATAcctgaaagaaaatgtactCTTGG CGTTCGCTGAAGAGGATGAAGTCACACAAGACAGACAATGTACTGCGAGTAGAACAGTTCAAG AGAACCTTGCTACTGGTGGCCAAACTACCCAATCAACGCGGTGGGACGATTTTGGTGATGCAACCAATGCCATCGACAGGAATCGCCAAGGAGTGTATTTAAAGGGGTCCTGCAGCCACACAAAAGGTGAAACAAACCCCTGGTGGAGAGTGGATCTGCTGAAATCGTACAACATTACTTCTGTGGCCGTTTCTAACCGAGAGGACTGCTGTTCTGAGAGGATCAATGGAGCTGAGATTCACGTCGGAGACTCACTGGAAAACAATGGCAATGATAATCCAGT GTGTGCTGTGATTCCCTACATCCCATCAGGGCAAACCAGAACCTATCAGTGCAATGGGATGGTGGGACGCTACGTCAGCATTCTTCTCCCTGGGAAATCAAAATACCTGACTCTGTGTGAGGTGGAGGTGAACGGCAATGCGATTGGTAATG aatgA
- the LOC135257470 gene encoding uncharacterized protein LOC135257470 isoform X1, producing MLQGNCMFFTEETSTLRMKGVTVILLTAVLALGRCEHHEHTLENVALKGKAVQSSTYGSAYARRAIDGNRDGDYYHGSCSHTEGETNPWWRVDLLGVHRVSSVIISNRGDGFSERLNDAEIHIGNSLENNGNDNPTCAVISTIPPWEPVSFNCSGMVGRYINVLLRGYTQFLTLCEVEVYASPAEDIGIASTLGPSITQKGNVALRKKTRQSSSKSRGRASKAVDGKRSTRFQMGSCTQTRTEADPWWRVDLEKAYNVTSVTITSREDCCAEMIDGAQLRIGDSLENKGNNNPICTVISSFPAWETLTFQCHGMMGRYVNIFLPGCDKYLTLCEVEVHAEPDPVSLPEVTTDGPPLVTEPDSSEEFEEILSIAFDFMQSIQQLFGTIYPDSTQATEYLKENVLLAFAEEDEVTQDRQCTASRTVQENLATGGQTTQSTRWDDFGDATNAIDRNRQGVYLKGSCSHTKGETNPWWRVDLLKSYNITSVAVSNREDCCSERINGAEIHVGDSLENNGNDNPVCAVIPYIPSGQTRTYQCNGMVGRYVSILLPGKSKYLTLCEVEVNGNAIGNE from the exons ATGTTGCAGGgaaattgcatgtttttcacAGAAGAGACCTCAACCTTAAG GATGAAGGGAGTAACAGTAATTCTTCTGACTGCAGTCCTTGCGTTGGGACGATGTGAGCACCACGAACATACACTAG AGAATGTGGCCTTGAAAGGAAAGGCTGTTCAATCTTCAACATATGGCAGTGCTTATGCTAGGAGGGCTATTGATGGAAACCGCGATGGTGACTACTATCATGGATCCTGTAGCCATACTGAGGGTGAAACTAACCCCTGGTGGAGAGTGGACCTGCTGGGTGTGCACAGAGTATCCTCAGTGATCATCTCTAACAGAGGGGACGGCTTCTCTGAGCGACTCAATGATGCTGAGATTCACATTGGGAACTCCCTGGAGAACAATGGCAATGACAACCCAAC GTGTGCTGTGATCTCAACCATTCCACCATGGGAACCCGTCAGCTTTAATTGCAGTGGGATGGTGGGTCGCTACATCAACGTTCTTCTCCGAGGATACACCCAATTCCTGACTCTGTGTGAAGTGGAAGTCTATGCGAGTCCTGCAG aagacATCGGAATAGCTTCCACCTTGGGACCCAGTATAACACAAAAAG GGAATGTTGCTTTGCGGAAAAAGACGCGTCAGTCATCATCCAAGTCTCGGGGCCGGGCTAGCAAGGCCGTTGATGGAAAACGCAGCACTCGGTTCCAAATGGGATCTTGCACTCAGACCCGCACTGAAGCTGACCCCTGGTGGAGAGTGGACCTGGAGAAAGCCTATAATGTCACCTCTGTAACCATCACCAGCAGAGAGGACTGCTGCGCAGAGATGATTGATGGAGCTCAGCTCCGAATTGGAGATTCCTTGGAAAACAAAGGCAACAACAATCCAAT ATGTACTGTGATTTCCTCTTTTCCTGCATGGGAGACCTTGACCTTTCAGTGTCATGGGATGATGGGACGTTACGTCAACATCTTCCTCCCTGGCTGCGATAAATACCTGACTCTGTGTGAAGTGGAAGTCCATGCAGAACCTGATCCTG TCTCCCTGCCAGAAGTCACGACAGACGGTCCACCATTGG TTACTGAACCAGACTCATCAGAAGAATTTGAAGAAATCCTGTCAATCGCCTTTGACTTCATGCAATCCATTCAACAATTATTTGGCACAATAT ATCCCGACTCTACCCAAGCAACTGAATAcctgaaagaaaatgtactCTTGG CGTTCGCTGAAGAGGATGAAGTCACACAAGACAGACAATGTACTGCGAGTAGAACAGTTCAAG AGAACCTTGCTACTGGTGGCCAAACTACCCAATCAACGCGGTGGGACGATTTTGGTGATGCAACCAATGCCATCGACAGGAATCGCCAAGGAGTGTATTTAAAGGGGTCCTGCAGCCACACAAAAGGTGAAACAAACCCCTGGTGGAGAGTGGATCTGCTGAAATCGTACAACATTACTTCTGTGGCCGTTTCTAACCGAGAGGACTGCTGTTCTGAGAGGATCAATGGAGCTGAGATTCACGTCGGAGACTCACTGGAAAACAATGGCAATGATAATCCAGT GTGTGCTGTGATTCCCTACATCCCATCAGGGCAAACCAGAACCTATCAGTGCAATGGGATGGTGGGACGCTACGTCAGCATTCTTCTCCCTGGGAAATCAAAATACCTGACTCTGTGTGAGGTGGAGGTGAACGGCAATGCGATTGGTAATG aatgA
- the LOC135257470 gene encoding uncharacterized protein LOC135257470 isoform X2, with protein MLQGNCMFFTEETSTLRMKGVTVILLTAVLALGRCEHHEHTLENVALKGKAVQSSTYGSAYARRAIDGNRDGDYYHGSCSHTEGETNPWWRVDLLGVHRVSSVIISNRGDGFSERLNDAEIHIGNSLENNGNDNPTCAVISTIPPWEPVSFNCSGMVGRYINVLLRGYTQFLTLCEVEVYASPAEDIGIASTLGPSITQKGNVALRKKTRQSSSKSRGRASKAVDGKRSTRFQMGSCTQTRTEADPWWRVDLEKAYNVTSVTITSREDCCAEMIDGAQLRIGDSLENKGNNNPICTVISSFPAWETLTFQCHGMMGRYVNIFLPGCDKYLTLCEVEVHAEPDPVSLPEVTTDGPPLVTEPDSSEEFEEILSIAFDFMQSIQQLFGTIYPDSTQATEYLKENVLLAFAEEDEVTQDRQCTASRTVQENLATGGQTTQSTRWDDFGDATNAIDRNRQGVYLKGSCSHTKGETNPWWRVDLLKSYNITSVAVSNREDCCSERINGAEIHVGDSLENNGNDNPVCAVIPYIPSGQTRTYQCNGMVGRYVSILLPGKSKYLTLCEVEVNGNAIE; from the exons ATGTTGCAGGgaaattgcatgtttttcacAGAAGAGACCTCAACCTTAAG GATGAAGGGAGTAACAGTAATTCTTCTGACTGCAGTCCTTGCGTTGGGACGATGTGAGCACCACGAACATACACTAG AGAATGTGGCCTTGAAAGGAAAGGCTGTTCAATCTTCAACATATGGCAGTGCTTATGCTAGGAGGGCTATTGATGGAAACCGCGATGGTGACTACTATCATGGATCCTGTAGCCATACTGAGGGTGAAACTAACCCCTGGTGGAGAGTGGACCTGCTGGGTGTGCACAGAGTATCCTCAGTGATCATCTCTAACAGAGGGGACGGCTTCTCTGAGCGACTCAATGATGCTGAGATTCACATTGGGAACTCCCTGGAGAACAATGGCAATGACAACCCAAC GTGTGCTGTGATCTCAACCATTCCACCATGGGAACCCGTCAGCTTTAATTGCAGTGGGATGGTGGGTCGCTACATCAACGTTCTTCTCCGAGGATACACCCAATTCCTGACTCTGTGTGAAGTGGAAGTCTATGCGAGTCCTGCAG aagacATCGGAATAGCTTCCACCTTGGGACCCAGTATAACACAAAAAG GGAATGTTGCTTTGCGGAAAAAGACGCGTCAGTCATCATCCAAGTCTCGGGGCCGGGCTAGCAAGGCCGTTGATGGAAAACGCAGCACTCGGTTCCAAATGGGATCTTGCACTCAGACCCGCACTGAAGCTGACCCCTGGTGGAGAGTGGACCTGGAGAAAGCCTATAATGTCACCTCTGTAACCATCACCAGCAGAGAGGACTGCTGCGCAGAGATGATTGATGGAGCTCAGCTCCGAATTGGAGATTCCTTGGAAAACAAAGGCAACAACAATCCAAT ATGTACTGTGATTTCCTCTTTTCCTGCATGGGAGACCTTGACCTTTCAGTGTCATGGGATGATGGGACGTTACGTCAACATCTTCCTCCCTGGCTGCGATAAATACCTGACTCTGTGTGAAGTGGAAGTCCATGCAGAACCTGATCCTG TCTCCCTGCCAGAAGTCACGACAGACGGTCCACCATTGG TTACTGAACCAGACTCATCAGAAGAATTTGAAGAAATCCTGTCAATCGCCTTTGACTTCATGCAATCCATTCAACAATTATTTGGCACAATAT ATCCCGACTCTACCCAAGCAACTGAATAcctgaaagaaaatgtactCTTGG CGTTCGCTGAAGAGGATGAAGTCACACAAGACAGACAATGTACTGCGAGTAGAACAGTTCAAG AGAACCTTGCTACTGGTGGCCAAACTACCCAATCAACGCGGTGGGACGATTTTGGTGATGCAACCAATGCCATCGACAGGAATCGCCAAGGAGTGTATTTAAAGGGGTCCTGCAGCCACACAAAAGGTGAAACAAACCCCTGGTGGAGAGTGGATCTGCTGAAATCGTACAACATTACTTCTGTGGCCGTTTCTAACCGAGAGGACTGCTGTTCTGAGAGGATCAATGGAGCTGAGATTCACGTCGGAGACTCACTGGAAAACAATGGCAATGATAATCCAGT GTGTGCTGTGATTCCCTACATCCCATCAGGGCAAACCAGAACCTATCAGTGCAATGGGATGGTGGGACGCTACGTCAGCATTCTTCTCCCTGGGAAATCAAAATACCTGACTCTGTGTGAGGTGGAGGTGAACGGCAATGCGATTG aatgA